Within the Catalinimonas niigatensis genome, the region TTTTCAATCTCTCTTGTTGGCCTTTGGTTTCTTCCAAATGCTCTTTAAAAGCCTTCTTCAGCTTAGCATTGCTCGCCTTCTTCTCCATTTCAGGCAAAGCAGCTATGATCTGAGTCTCTGCACTATACAAATCCTGTAATTGATGCTCGAATAAATCTTCTAAATTTTTCATGTTTATTTAGGTTAAGTTCTAACAGCCTAACCCTTTACCATCTTGATGCCAAGATAGAAAACAGCAACAATCTGCCTAAAAGGAAAATTTGAGCTTATGTACAGGGGGAATTCTCTGCTCATCGCAGAAAATATTTCCTCAAAGTCTGGAAGAAATTTCACTGTGGTGTCAAATTATTATTCTGATTATACCAAATGAACATCTACCTTAGATCCCTATTTTGTAAAGCGCAAATTGTCGGCTAAATTACTTTTTCATAAGCACACATGATGCATATTGCAACTCACGGAATATGCTTACCCTTAATTTAATGAAGATGAAAAAAACTGTATTGTATCTCATTTTACTTGCGATATTTGTTCAACGAGTACATGCTCAAGACCTGAGAGGTATAGACAAAAGTCCGATGGATATGGCTTATTTTCCGGATGATTTTGCCCATGACATCCGTTTTGCTCCTGAAAAGCTGGAATTTGACCGAGCCATCATCAGGGTAGTGTATAGCAGGCCTGCTAAAAACGGAAGAGAAGTGTTCGGCAATATGGTACCCTATGGTGAGGTATGGCGTGTAGGAGCCAATGAAGCACCAGAAATCAAGTTTTATGAAGACGTAAGCCTCAATGGGAAAAAGATAAAAGCCGGGTCCTATGCTTTGCTAGCCATAGCAGGAGAAAAGGAGTGGATATTGATTCTAAGCAAGGATGTAGATCAATGGGGTGCCTACAGCTATGATAAGAAGGACGATGTGCTCAGGGTAAAAGCGTCTGTCACCCAGCTTAGTAATCCTATTGAAAATTTCACGATACAATTTGAAGGGAAGGGTAAAGGTAAAAAAGAAGGTATCATGAAACTTGCCTGGGACCAGACTTTGGTAGAACTGCCATTTACTTTTTGACATAATTGCTACTCTGTCAAACCCTCATTAGATTGTTATAAAATATAAAAATGCTTGATTCTTTTTGGTTTGATAGCATCAGCTATTAACAAAAATACTATCTGATATTTAGATTACCTTTTCTGAAAGCTTCTGCCAGGGCCATTGGCACATCTGCTTCGGCAGCGATCACATCGGCTCGGGCTTTCTGGGATTTAGCTTTCATTTCCTGCTCTGAGGCTACTGCCATTGCTCTTTTTTCTTCAGCTTTGGCCTTAGCTACCCTCAGATCGGCTGAAGCCTGATCTATCATCAGTTTGGCACCAATGTTTTCTCCCACATCTACATCAGCGATATCCACCGATAAAATACTGAAAGCTGTACCTGCATCCAGGCCACGTTCAAGGATTTTTTTGGAGATATGATCAGGGTTTTCCAGAATAATTGCGTAAGAGCGGGCAGAGCCTATGGTATTGACAATGCCTTCTCCTACCCTGGCCAGAATGGTATCCTCACCGGCACCTCCCACCAATTGTTGTATATTGGCCCTTACCGTCACCCTGGCTCTGACGATCAGCTGAATTCCATCACCAGCCACACCAGCAATGGAGGGGGTATCAATAATTTTGGGAGTAACCGATGTTTGTACTGCTTCCAGTACATTTCTGCCTGCCAGATCAATAGCAGTTGCCTGCTTGAAGGTAAGGGGAATATTGGCTTTATCCGCTATGATCATGGCCTTGACCACCAGGGGTACGTTGCCCCCTGCCAGATAGTGAGTTTCTAATTCATCCGAGGTAACGTCGCTAAGACCGGATTTACTAGCCAGTATCATGGCATTCGCAATCGTGCTGGGCGGCACTCTGCGTATCCTCATGAATGTCAGATTTAACAGCTTTACATTTACGCCGGAAAAGACAGCAGGAATCCAGATATTGATTGGTAGTATGTAGAAAAG harbors:
- a CDS encoding DUF2911 domain-containing protein, whose translation is MKKTVLYLILLAIFVQRVHAQDLRGIDKSPMDMAYFPDDFAHDIRFAPEKLEFDRAIIRVVYSRPAKNGREVFGNMVPYGEVWRVGANEAPEIKFYEDVSLNGKKIKAGSYALLAIAGEKEWILILSKDVDQWGAYSYDKKDDVLRVKASVTQLSNPIENFTIQFEGKGKGKKEGIMKLAWDQTLVELPFTF
- the floA gene encoding flotillin-like protein FloA (flotillin-like protein involved in membrane lipid rafts); amino-acid sequence: MDGPFSILIIIGAVIIGIMLLFYILPINIWIPAVFSGVNVKLLNLTFMRIRRVPPSTIANAMILASKSGLSDVTSDELETHYLAGGNVPLVVKAMIIADKANIPLTFKQATAIDLAGRNVLEAVQTSVTPKIIDTPSIAGVAGDGIQLIVRARVTVRANIQQLVGGAGEDTILARVGEGIVNTIGSARSYAIILENPDHISKKILERGLDAGTAFSILSVDIADVDVGENIGAKLMIDQASADLRVAKAKAEEKRAMAVASEQEMKAKSQKARADVIAAEADVPMALAEAFRKGNLNIR